In the Brassica napus cultivar Da-Ae chromosome A7, Da-Ae, whole genome shotgun sequence genome, one interval contains:
- the LOC106353186 gene encoding DEAD-box ATP-dependent RNA helicase 52: protein MSSSWADVSEAERAPSGWGYGNSRPSRTNYVPPHLRGRGASPGSDRGGYGGGGGYGGRGGQGYGGRGGGGGGGGYVGRGGGGGGWNNRSGGWDRRDTETNPFGNDGNVEPVADEQENTGINFEAYEDIPIETSGDNVPPPVNTFAEIDLGEALNLNIQRCKYVKPTPVQRNAIPILAAGRDLMACAQTGSGKTAAFCFPIISGIMKEQQHVERPRGVRGVYPLAVILSPTRELACQIHDEARKFSYQTGVKVVVAYGGTPVNQQIRELERGVDILVATPGRLNDLLERGRVSLQMVKYLALDEADRMLDMGFEPQIRKIVQQMDMPPPGVRQTMLFSATFPREIQRLASDFLSNYIFLAVGRVGSSTDLIVQRVEFVHDSDKRSHLMDLLHAQRENGNQGKQALTLVFVETKKGADSLENWLCMNGFPATTIHGDRSQQEREVALRSFKTGRTPILVATDVAARGLDIPHVAHVVNFDLPNDIDDYVHRIGRTGRAGNSGLATAFFNDNNTSMAKPLAELMQEANQEVPDWLSRYASRASFGGGKNRRSGGRFGGRDFRRESFGQGGGGGGGYYGGGGGGYGAVPGGGYGAMPGGYGNVPGGGYGAVPGGYVPYGRGGGAYYGGGYGTVPNQGYGPGVASAWD, encoded by the exons ATGAGTTCATCATGGGCTGATGTTTCTGAAGCGGAGAGAGCACCATCTGGTTGGGGTTACGGGAACTCTCGTCCCTCGCGAACCAACTACGTGCCTCCTCATCTTAGGGGCCGTGGAGCTTCACCTGGTAGCGATCGTGGAggatatggtggtggtggtggttatGGTGGTAGAGGAGGCCAAGGTTATGGTGGTCGAGGAGGCGGAGGCGGAGGCGGAGGCTATGTTGGtagaggaggaggtggtggaggtTGGAATAACAGGAGTGGAGGTTGGGACCGTAGGGATACTGAAACTAACCCGTTTGGTAATGATGGGAATGTAGAGCCGGTTGCTGACGAGCAGGAGAACACAGGCATTAACTTTGAGGCGTATGAAGATATTCCCATCGAGACAAGTGGGGATAATGTGCCGCCTCCTGTTAATACATTTGCTGAGATAGACCTTGGAGAGGCTCTGAATCTTAATATCCAGAGGTGCAAGTACGTGAAGCCGACCCCTGTGCAGCGTAATGCGATTCCCATCTTGGCTGCTGGGAGGGATTTGATGGCTTGTGCTCAGACGGGGTCTGGGAAGACAGCTGCCTTTTGTTTTCCTATTATTAGTGGGATTATGAAGGAGCAGCAGCATGTGGAGAGACCACGTGGAGTTCGGGGAGTGTATCCTCTTGCTGTCATTCTCTCACCAACAAGGGAGTTGGCATGTCAG ATACATGATGAAGCTAGAAAGTTCTCCTATCAAACTGGTGTGAAAGTTGTGGTTGCTTATGGAGGAACACCAGTCAACCAACAG ATACGGGAGCTTGAAAGAGGAGTTGATATTCTTGTTGCAACTCCTGGGAGATTAAATGATTTGCTTGAGAGAGGTAGAGTCTCACTACAGATGGTAAAATACCTAGCACTTGATGAGGCGGATAGGATGCTGGACATGGGTTTTGAACCGCAAATCAGGAAGATCGTTCAGCAGATGGATATGCCTCCTCCTGGTGTCCGGCAGACAATGCTGTTCAGTGCTACATTTCCTAGGGAGATACAG AGACTTGCATCtgattttctttcaaattacaTATTTCTGGCTGTTGGAAGAGTGGGTTCAAGTACGGATTTAATAGTCCAAAGAGTAGAATTTGTTCACGATTCTGACAAAAGAAGCCATTTAATGGACCTTCTTCATGCTCAGAGGGAGAATGGTAACCAAGGAAAG cAAGCTTTGACTCTTGTATTTGTGGAGACAAAGAAGGGAGCTGACTCGTTGGAGAATTGGTTGTGCATGAACGGATTCCCAGCAACGACCATCCACGGTGATAGGTCACAACAG GAAAGAGAAGTGGCACTGAGATCATTCAAGACTGGGCGGACACCTATTTTGGTTGCAACTGATGTGGCAGCACGTGGTCTTGACATTCCACACGTGGCCCATGTGGTTAACTTTGATCTACCAAACGATATCGATGACTATGTCCACCGTATCGGACGAACAGGACGTGCAGGCAATTCAGGACTAGCAACTGCTTTCTTCAATGATAACAACACATCAATGGCCAAGCCACTAGCTGAGCTAATGCAGGAAGCAAACCAGGAGGTCCCTGACTGGCTTAGTCGGTATGCATCTCGTGCTTCATTTGGAGGTGGTAAGAACCGACGATCTGGTGGGCGGTTTGGTGGCCGTGACTTCAGGAGAGAATCTTTTGGCCAAGGaggaggcggtggtggtggctactatggtggtggtggaggaggataTGGTGCCGTTCCCGGTGGTGGATATGGAGCAATGCCTGGTGGATATGGAAACGTACCAGGTGGTGGTTATGGAGCCGTTCCTGGTGGTTATGTACCATACGGCAGAGGAGGTGGTGCTTACTACGGTGGAGGATATGGAACCGTTCCTAACCAAGGCTACGGCCCTGGAGTGGCTAGTGCTTGGGACTAA
- the LOC106353185 gene encoding carbon catabolite repressor protein 4 homolog 2, producing MLSVIRVHLPSEIPIVGCELTPYVLVRRPDKSAATDDVPESAPLDGYFLRYRWYRVQSDKKVTICSVHPTQQATLQCVFCSKRKALVSKSYHCSPKCFVDAWQHHKTLHERAAAENGNEEDDQLVRFNSTGSGVLSGTLSGSMSNLNLASNGPTPFYPSSITQKNGGETLVEVGSCKTYTPTADDIGYVLKFECVVANAESKQVVGHPSTILTSRVIPAPSPSPRKLIPVNGADVMGHLDQDGRIQSAGSFTVLSYNILSDTSASSDLYSYCPPWALSWSYRRHNLLREIVGYRADVVCLQEVQSDHFHEIFAPELDKHGYQALYKRKTNEVLSGSTSAIDGCATFFRRDRFSHVKKYDVEFNKAAQSLTEAIIPPTQKRTALNRLVKDNIALIVVLEAKFGNQPVDSSGKRQLICVANTHVNVQQELKDVKLWQVHTLLKGLEKIAASADIPILVCGDFNTLPGSAPHTLLVMGKVDPLHPDLLVDPLGILRPQTKLTHQLPLVSAYSSFVRPGTGLGLEQHRRRMDLNTNEPLFTNCTRDFIGTHDYIFYTADTLMVESLLELLDEDGLRKDTALPSPEWSSNHIALLAEFRCMPRTRR from the exons ATGCTGAGCGTGATCCGAGTGCATCTCCCTTCCGAGATTCCTATCGTGGGTTGTGAATTAACTCCTTACGTCCTTGTTCGCCGCCCCGATAAGTCCGCAGCCACTGACGATGTCCCTGAATCAGCTCCTCTCGATGGTTACTTCTTGAGATACAGATg GTATCGAGTACAGAGTGATAAGAAAGTAACGATTTGTAGTGTGCATCCAACGCAGCAAGCCACTTTACAATGCGTATTCTGTTCAAAGCGTAAAGCCCTTGTTTCCAAAAGCTACCATTGTTCTCCCAAATGCTTTGTAGACGCGTGGCAGCATCACAAGACCTTACACGAGCGAGCTGCTGCAGAGAACGGAAACGAGGAAGATGATCAGTTAGTCCGGTTTAACAGCACCGGCTCTGGAGTTCTCTCCGGTACCTTGTCAGGTTCCATGTCTAATCTTAACCTCGCCAGTAACGGTCCAACGCCGTTTTATCCTTCTAGTATCACGCAGAAGAATGGAGGAGAGACGTTGGTCGAGGTCGGGAGCTGCAAAACGTACACGCCAACCGCTGATGATATTGGCTACGTTTTGAAGTTCGAGTGTGTTGTGGCGAATGCTGAGAGTAAACAGGTTGTGGGACATCCTAGTACTATTTTGACTTCACGTGTTATCCCTGCTCCTTCTCCGAGTCCGCGTAAGCTTATCCCTGTAAATGGAGCTGATGTGATGGGTCACTTGGATCAAGATGGTCGGATTCAGTCTGCAGGATCGTTCACTGTTCtttcttataatattttgtcTGATACTTCGGCAAGTAGCGACCTGTACAGTTATTGTCCTCCTTGGGCTCTTTCTTGGTCTTATAGAAGACATAATCTGTTAAGGGAGATTGTTGGTTATCGTGCTGATGTTGTTTGCCTACAAGAg GTACAAAGTGATCATTTCCATGAAATTTTCGCTCCTGAGTTGGATAAACATGGGTACCAAGCTCTCTACAAGAGAAAGACTAATGAG GTTCTTAGCGGGAGTACAAGTGCGATTGATGGTTGTGCAACATTTTTCAGACGGGATAGATTTTCACATGTGAAGAAATATGAT GTTGAATTCAATAAGGCTGCTCAGTCTTTGACTGAGGCTATAATCCCTCCTACGCAGAAGAGAACTGCTTTAAACCGACTAGTTAAG GATAACATTGCGTTAATAGTTGTTCTTGAAGCAAAATTTGGTAATCAACCTGTTGATTCTTCAGGGAAGCGCCAGCTTATCTGTGTG GCAAACACACATGTAAATGTACAACAAGAACTGAAGGACGTGAAGCTCTGGCAG GTTCATACCTTATTAAAGGGGCTAGAGAAGATAGCTGCTAGTGCGGATATTCCTATTCTTGTTTGTGGAGACTTCAACACCCTTCCCGGAAG TGCACCTCATACACTTCTTGTAATGGGAAAGGTTGATCCACTACACCCAGATCTATTGGTTGATCCCCTTGGAATCTTGCGTCCTCAAACCAAACTGACTCATCAGTTGCCTCTG GTGAGTGCCTACTCATCTTTTGTGAGACCGGGAACGGGTCTTGGACTGGAACAACACAGAAGGAGAATGGATCTTAATACAAACGAGCCTTTGTTTACCAATTGTACAAGGGACTTCATTGGTACTCAtgactatatattttatacag CGGATACGTTAATGGTGGAGTCTTTATTGGAATTGCTGGATGAAGATGGATTGAGGAAAGATACAGCTCTTCCTTCCCCTGAATGGTCTTCTAATCACATTGCTCTCTTGGCTGAGTTTCGATGCATGCCTAGAACCAGACGCTAA